ATTTAACATTTTAAATCAAATGGAATTAATCTAATATTTTTACTTAATCAATAATGATTAAATCTTCTAATTCTTCTTTAGCTTCTTCTTGTCTTTGTTGTTCAAGTTCTTTCAACTCTTTTGTATCTCCGACTTCTTTAACACTAAAAATAGATTTATAGGTTGCAAGTGCTAGAGCTATTATAGTTATTAAAAAAACAACTTGTATGACATGTGTTGGTTCT
The genomic region above belongs to Olleya sp. Hel_I_94 and contains:
- a CDS encoding FUSC family protein, with the translated sequence MRKISIILGLIFAVLAVILSVLPLYKLSFIPAILALAFGLLAFFKSKKNQEPTHVIQVVFLITIIALALATYKSIFSVKEVGDTKELKELEQQRQEEAKEELEDLIIID